The genomic region CTCGAGTGGTCAGGTTGGTTAAAAGAGGAGGATAAACAGCGGGACCTGAATCTCGTCGAGTGGCTAGGTAGAAGCGCACCGAGCGGGTGATTGTTTCAGAGCTGGTGCCCTGAGATGACATCATTGGGCTTATTTGGAGGCGGGAACTGAGCTGCGAGGGGAGAGGGGCGCGACCGGAGATCCGCTGGCTCAGACGCCATTAGGCAGCCACGTAGCACAGAAGCAAACCGTTCTTCTGCTAAAGACTTTTGTCGGGCAGTTAGGCATCGAACCAGGAAGTCATGGTCGTGGAtttaaatctttatttattGGAAATGAGAAGTGAGTGGTTGTTTTTCGACGTGTTTTAATGTTGCGCACTCAAAATAAGATGGCGCCCAAGTAGGGAGTTCTGTTCTCGCGCCACCGCTCATCTTTTGGCAGCAGGGGCGCGCATTGCGCGCAGTCCCGACAAAGGGATTGTTTTCATAAAGTACTGTTTTGCTGAAGGGACCAAAACCTCCATAAACTATGCagatttacatattatgtgtttaATACGAGATCATTCTTTATATGCATGCAGGACTCATGGCGCTTCTTGATGATTCTAAAGCAATACATCCATTCAGGCCTAAAATCTCCCCGGGACTTATCAGATGCTATCGTCCTAAAAATACGTCACCTGAGCGCATTCAATGTCGCGATGCTTTGTGTCCTGAACGTGAAGCGGCTCTGGCCCCACCTGGTGGCCGCGGCGGCTCTCACTGTCATAGCCTGGTGCTAATCCACAATTACACTGCGTTCAGATAAGATCCAAAGCGTGAAATTGTTACTTTATTGTCCTTTAATTGTTTCATCTTCAGAAAAGAACATCATGTTGATATCGGGTTTCACAATGCTAACACATTTTTGAGATGGATCCTTTTATTAcgtactttttttttctcagacaAATCAAAAACAGTTATTCCAGCTCAGTTATTCTTGTTCAAACGTTCCCCATTCTGGGCTTTTAATTGTATTCAGATTATTTAATTATGTTAACCATGAGTAATAGAGTGACTGTAATATAATAAAGAAGATTCAATATAAATTGACATATATTCGTCACATATTTCATCCAGGAacccacagccaatcagcgttagAGTAGGACTGTCCAATCACAGTCGGCGTTACTCAGCTCCAGCCCTCCAACTGCAGTGGACGATGTTAGTGAGTGGGGTCGTCTGTTGACAAGGGAAGGTGACATTAGGAGTTCATTTTACCAAACCATTCTAAACGGAGGGTTTCGTTTAGGTTAGAACATGTCTTCTCTTGGCAGCGCTTTGCGGCTCCTCCGGGCGGGGGCTAGCGCTCTGAGAAGTGGCCCTCAGAAGACCTTCTCCCGGAGGTGAGGACCGGAGCCAGGGCCTCAGATCGCACACTGAGTGGAGCTCCGAACCAAAAGATATATTAGGATTGGCCACTGTACACTCGAGGGGAACCCAGATGACATTAACTGTTTGATTCACTTTACTGGTCTTGAGGATCTTGTGTTACGATATTAACggtgtttgttttattctaGGGCCGGCGGGGGCCCCCACATAGTGCCGCAGTACCGGCAGTACCCCCAGGTCACTAAGAACCAGAAGCTCCAGGCTGAGATTCTGAGCAGTACGATGTGGTTCTGGATGCTCTGGCACTTCTGGCACAGCTCAGACGACGTTCTGGTGAGCAGGACACCTCTTCATGGTTCTGTAGAACTACTAGTACCTGGGGTTTTACATCGAGCTGATAGTCATCATCTTTACCCTGTTCTGTAGAACAAGTAGTCCTATAGCAGATAAGCCATACAGTACCGGGTGTAAATTTAGTAGTAGTACACAGTATTGTAAATGCATTGATGTGAATGTATTAAAATCCAGTGGCTGTGTTCTATCATAGGTAGGCGTGCGTTCAGGACAGCAGCCAGTCACAGCTGAAGGGTTCTGGGTTTAAACCCCATTGTCCTGTCTAATAGGTTTTATTAAGTTAGCCCAACGCCTACCTGCCTCTCAATCTGTGACatcactgacctctgaccttgtcCTCCAGGGTCACTTTGCGTGGCCGGACGCGTCCCAGTGGACTGACGAGGAGCTTGGCATCCCAGCAGACGATGAGGAATAGTTCTGAGAGAT from Gadus morhua chromosome 19, gadMor3.0, whole genome shotgun sequence harbors:
- the ndufb2 gene encoding NADH dehydrogenase [ubiquinone] 1 beta subcomplex subunit 2, mitochondrial — its product is MSSLGSALRLLRAGASALRSGPQKTFSRRAGGGPHIVPQYRQYPQVTKNQKLQAEILSSTMWFWMLWHFWHSSDDVLGHFAWPDASQWTDEELGIPADDEE